From Deinococcus terrestris, one genomic window encodes:
- the otsB gene encoding trehalose-phosphatase — translation MSLPPDLLSLGERPLLVLADYDGTLAPIVPRPEEAWPEPGAREALARLLAEKRHRAAVVTGRLAEQVHRFLTLPDLPVVGLHGMEWPGEPIAPADSGALRHLAAHLPAVPGLRAEDKGWTLAVHFREVPEERQPDVEAALAAIPLPPGWEAIAGKKVREFRPGGFGKGRAAERLAGMHPGHLPVFLGDDVTDEEGFVRLRALGGVTVKVGEGDTAAEYRVGSPADVVALLRAWAGA, via the coding sequence ATGAGCCTGCCTCCCGATCTGCTGTCCCTGGGCGAGCGTCCCCTCCTCGTCCTGGCCGACTACGACGGCACCCTGGCCCCCATCGTCCCCCGCCCGGAGGAGGCGTGGCCCGAGCCCGGAGCGCGGGAGGCGCTGGCGCGGCTGCTTGCTGAGAAACGGCACCGCGCCGCCGTCGTGACCGGGCGCCTGGCCGAACAGGTCCACCGGTTCCTGACCCTCCCCGACCTCCCGGTGGTCGGCCTGCACGGGATGGAATGGCCCGGCGAGCCCATCGCCCCCGCCGACTCCGGGGCCCTGCGGCACCTCGCCGCGCACCTGCCCGCCGTGCCCGGCCTGCGGGCCGAGGACAAGGGCTGGACCCTGGCCGTCCACTTCCGCGAGGTGCCCGAAGAGCGGCAGCCCGACGTGGAGGCCGCGCTCGCCGCCATCCCCCTTCCCCCCGGCTGGGAGGCCATCGCCGGGAAGAAGGTGCGCGAGTTCCGGCCCGGCGGCTTCGGCAAGGGCCGCGCGGCGGAGCGGCTGGCGGGGATGCACCCTGGGCACCTCCCCGTCTTTCTGGGCGACGACGTGACCGACGAGGAAGGCTTCGTGCGCCTCCGGGCGCTGGGCGGCGTGACGGTCAAGGTGGGCGAGGGCGACACCGCCGCCGAGTACCGGGTGGGCAGCCCCGCCGACGTGGTAGCGCTGCTGCGGGCCTGGGCGGGCGCTTAA
- a CDS encoding YwbE family protein, with protein MPPSRSQIRPGLTVDIVQKQDQATGKLTRGVVAALLTKSPTHPHGIKVRLTSGQVGRVQAVVGAES; from the coding sequence ATGCCCCCCTCCCGTTCCCAGATTCGCCCCGGCCTCACCGTGGACATCGTGCAGAAGCAGGACCAGGCCACGGGCAAACTCACGCGCGGCGTGGTGGCGGCGCTGCTCACCAAGTCGCCCACCCACCCGCACGGCATCAAGGTGCGGCTGACCTCCGGGCAGGTGGGCCGGGTGCAGGCGGTGGTCGGCGCGGAGAGTTAA
- the purF gene encoding amidophosphoribosyltransferase, whose protein sequence is MIFDPATDKPQDECGVFGLYSPTPNDLAWLTYLGLFALQHRGQEAAGMCVSDGDRFHVDKDLGLVTQVFDERRLDGLRLPNARVSIGHVRYSTTGSNLRFNAQPLTTRTNKGILGLAHNGNFVNAREVRSGMLMEGALFQTTNDSEVMLNLIARESHMDLVEATASAMKELKGGYACVLMSRTQLLGFRDPHGVRPLVIGQRDDGAWVLASEPCALYAVGARLIRDVQPGELVWFDREGLHSLMVEPKRPTPCSFEWIYFARSDGELDGVDIHESRLRMGAQLAREKPIEADIVVPVPDSGIGAAIGYARESGIPFDYGLYKNPYAGRTFIAPTQEARELKVKMKLSPTSAVRGRRVVLVDDSIVRGTTSRQIVNLLREAGATEVHFRVSSPPITHPCFYGIDTAARKELVASTHSIEEIRALIGADTLAFISERGLREAIGGSGLCGACFTGEYPAGTPLLNDVDKLALEV, encoded by the coding sequence ATGATCTTCGACCCGGCGACCGACAAGCCGCAGGACGAGTGCGGCGTGTTCGGGCTGTACTCGCCCACCCCCAACGACCTCGCGTGGCTGACCTACCTGGGCCTCTTCGCCCTGCAACACCGGGGGCAGGAGGCGGCGGGCATGTGCGTCAGCGACGGCGACCGCTTCCACGTGGACAAGGACCTGGGGCTGGTCACGCAGGTCTTCGACGAGCGGCGGCTCGACGGCCTGCGGTTGCCCAACGCCCGCGTGAGCATCGGGCACGTGCGTTACTCGACCACCGGATCGAACCTGCGCTTCAACGCGCAGCCGCTCACCACCCGCACGAACAAGGGCATTCTGGGGCTGGCGCACAACGGCAACTTCGTGAATGCCCGCGAGGTCCGCAGCGGAATGCTGATGGAAGGCGCCCTCTTCCAGACCACCAACGACTCCGAGGTCATGCTCAACCTGATCGCCCGCGAGTCGCACATGGATTTGGTCGAAGCGACCGCCAGCGCCATGAAGGAGCTGAAGGGCGGCTATGCCTGCGTGCTGATGAGCCGCACCCAGCTCCTCGGCTTCCGCGACCCGCACGGCGTCCGGCCGCTGGTGATCGGGCAGCGCGACGACGGCGCTTGGGTGCTCGCCTCCGAACCCTGCGCCCTGTACGCGGTCGGCGCCCGGCTGATCCGGGACGTGCAACCGGGTGAACTCGTGTGGTTCGACCGGGAAGGGCTGCACTCGCTGATGGTGGAACCGAAGCGGCCCACCCCCTGCTCCTTCGAGTGGATCTACTTTGCCCGCAGCGACGGCGAACTCGACGGCGTGGACATCCACGAGAGCCGCCTGCGGATGGGCGCCCAACTGGCCCGCGAGAAGCCCATCGAGGCCGACATCGTGGTCCCCGTGCCCGACTCCGGCATCGGCGCGGCCATCGGGTACGCCCGCGAGAGCGGCATCCCCTTCGACTACGGCCTGTACAAGAATCCCTACGCGGGCCGCACCTTTATCGCCCCCACCCAGGAGGCGAGGGAGCTGAAGGTCAAGATGAAGCTCTCGCCGACCAGCGCGGTGCGGGGCCGCCGGGTCGTGCTGGTGGACGACTCCATCGTGCGCGGCACCACCAGCCGCCAGATCGTGAACCTGCTGCGCGAGGCGGGCGCCACCGAGGTCCACTTCCGCGTCTCCAGCCCGCCCATCACGCACCCGTGCTTCTACGGCATCGACACCGCCGCCCGCAAGGAGCTCGTCGCCAGCACCCACAGCATTGAGGAAATCCGGGCGCTGATCGGCGCCGACACCCTCGCCTTTATCAGCGAGCGCGGGCTGCGGGAGGCCATCGGCGGCTCTGGCCTGTGCGGGGCCTGCTTTACCGGGGAGTATCCGGCGGGGACACCGCTTCTGAACGATGTGGACAAGCTGGCGCTGGAGGTTTGA
- the purL gene encoding phosphoribosylformylglycinamidine synthase subunit PurL, with amino-acid sequence MTQVNSLRPQAATFGLTEGEYDLLVSGIGREPNALEAAIVGAMWSEHCGYKNSRPLFSAFPTTGPQVLQGPGENAGVVDIGEGWGVAFKMESHNHPSAVEPVQGAATGVGGILRDIFAMGARPFAVLDSLRFGNPDSPRTRFLVNGVVEGISHYGNAIGVPTVGGEVTFHPSYQENPLVNVMALGLLRHEDLAKGTMGEVGNQIVYVGSKTGRDGLGGAVFASADLSDASQADRPAVQVGDPFMEKLLLEATLEAIEAGLVAGVQDMGAAGLVSSTCEMAYRAGLGITMDLDLVPTREEGMVPMELCLSESQERMILVPVPGREQELLDLLAKWELDVVTIGEVEAHDRYRLTWRGEVVCDLPVALLNEAPKYTREGVELEEIKAKRERDLSGVPVPGDLGAVLVDLLSHPTIASKRPIFERYDHQVMTNTVVVPGAADAAVLRVKGSGMGVAATSDCNPRFVYLDPYAGAAAAVAEAARNLACVGATPLAITDNLNFGNPHEPGVYFQLQQAVQGIADACRALNTPVTGGNVSLYNQYAEGDHKVAIHPTPTIGMVGVLPDVTVRATLDLKPGPHVLYLLGEHATTIGASQYLETVHGLEAGRVPDLDLGLEAKVIAGTLALIRAGLTTTAHDCSEGGLAVALAEMAIAGGQGLKVELKAPEGVRPDALLFGEAHSRVIVAVPVGHEQAAQDTLESLGVPFTALGESLPGSDRVTIAVSGANVQLSVNLETLRTAHESPLREILR; translated from the coding sequence GTGACGCAGGTGAACTCTCTCCGCCCCCAAGCTGCCACCTTCGGCCTCACTGAAGGCGAATATGACCTCCTCGTCTCCGGCATCGGGCGCGAGCCTAACGCGCTGGAGGCTGCCATCGTGGGCGCGATGTGGTCCGAGCACTGCGGGTACAAAAACTCGCGGCCCCTCTTTTCGGCCTTTCCCACGACCGGGCCGCAGGTGCTGCAAGGCCCCGGCGAGAACGCGGGCGTGGTGGATATCGGGGAGGGATGGGGCGTGGCCTTCAAGATGGAGAGCCACAACCACCCCTCGGCGGTGGAACCCGTACAGGGCGCGGCGACGGGCGTGGGCGGCATCCTGCGCGACATCTTTGCGATGGGAGCGCGGCCCTTCGCCGTGCTGGACTCGCTCCGGTTCGGCAACCCCGACTCGCCCCGCACCCGCTTTCTGGTGAACGGCGTGGTGGAGGGCATCAGTCACTACGGCAACGCGATCGGCGTGCCCACGGTGGGCGGCGAGGTGACCTTTCACCCGTCGTATCAGGAAAATCCCCTGGTCAACGTGATGGCCCTGGGCCTGCTGCGGCACGAGGACCTCGCCAAAGGGACGATGGGCGAGGTCGGCAACCAGATCGTGTATGTCGGCTCCAAGACCGGGCGCGACGGACTAGGCGGCGCGGTCTTCGCGTCGGCGGACCTCAGTGACGCCTCGCAGGCCGACCGCCCCGCCGTGCAGGTGGGCGACCCCTTCATGGAAAAACTGCTGCTGGAGGCCACCCTGGAGGCCATCGAGGCCGGGCTGGTCGCGGGCGTGCAGGACATGGGGGCAGCGGGGCTGGTGTCCAGCACTTGCGAGATGGCCTACCGCGCCGGGCTGGGCATCACGATGGACCTCGACCTGGTGCCCACCCGCGAAGAAGGCATGGTGCCGATGGAGCTGTGCCTGTCCGAGTCGCAGGAGCGGATGATTCTGGTCCCCGTGCCGGGCCGGGAACAGGAACTGCTCGACCTGCTCGCCAAGTGGGAACTCGACGTGGTGACCATCGGGGAGGTGGAGGCCCACGACCGCTACCGCCTGACGTGGCGCGGCGAGGTGGTGTGCGACCTGCCCGTCGCCCTGCTGAACGAGGCGCCCAAGTACACCCGCGAGGGCGTGGAACTGGAAGAAATCAAAGCCAAGCGCGAGCGCGACCTGAGCGGCGTGCCCGTGCCCGGCGACCTCGGCGCGGTGCTGGTGGACCTGCTCTCGCACCCCACGATCGCCTCCAAGCGGCCCATCTTCGAGCGGTACGACCATCAGGTCATGACGAACACGGTGGTCGTGCCGGGCGCGGCCGACGCCGCCGTGCTGCGGGTCAAGGGGAGCGGAATGGGTGTGGCCGCGACCTCGGACTGCAACCCGCGCTTCGTGTATCTCGACCCGTATGCGGGGGCCGCCGCCGCCGTCGCAGAAGCTGCTCGCAACCTCGCCTGCGTGGGGGCGACGCCGCTGGCGATCACCGACAACCTCAATTTCGGCAATCCGCATGAGCCGGGCGTGTACTTCCAGCTTCAGCAGGCCGTGCAGGGCATCGCGGACGCGTGCCGGGCGCTGAATACCCCGGTCACGGGCGGGAATGTCAGCCTGTACAACCAGTATGCGGAAGGTGATCACAAGGTCGCCATCCACCCCACGCCGACGATCGGCATGGTGGGCGTGCTCCCCGACGTGACCGTGCGGGCGACGCTGGACCTGAAGCCGGGGCCGCACGTCCTCTACCTGCTGGGCGAGCACGCGACCACCATCGGCGCCTCGCAGTACCTCGAAACCGTGCATGGGCTGGAGGCGGGGCGGGTGCCGGACCTCGACCTGGGGCTGGAGGCAAAGGTCATCGCCGGGACGCTGGCCCTGATCCGCGCCGGGCTGACGACCACCGCGCACGACTGCTCGGAGGGCGGGCTGGCGGTGGCCCTCGCGGAAATGGCGATTGCAGGTGGGCAGGGCCTGAAGGTCGAGCTGAAGGCCCCGGAAGGGGTGCGACCGGACGCCCTGCTGTTCGGGGAGGCGCACAGCCGGGTGATCGTGGCCGTCCCGGTGGGCCACGAGCAGGCCGCGCAGGACACGCTGGAGAGCCTGGGCGTGCCCTTCACGGCGCTGGGCGAGAGCCTGCCGGGCAGTGACCGGGTGACCATTGCGGTGAGCGGGGCGAACGTACAGTTGAGCGTGAACCTTGAGACGCTGAGGACCGCCCATGAGTCGCCGTTGCGGGAGATTCTGAGATGA
- the purQ gene encoding phosphoribosylformylglycinamidine synthase subunit PurQ, whose amino-acid sequence MRTAVIQFPGSNCDADALHAARLTLDPEARFVWHTEAGLPEGTELVFLPGGFSYGDHLRSGAIAARSPIMEAVKAHAERGGFVLGVCNGFQVLTEAGLLPGALSRNRDLHFHCAPVHLRVENAHTAFTGAYDQGQTLEIPIAHGEGNYYADPETVARLEAEGRVVFRYVDNPNGSLNDIAGIVNEGGNVLGMMPHPERAVEPLLGSEDGRGIFESLKGALVK is encoded by the coding sequence GTGAGGACCGCCGTCATCCAGTTTCCCGGCTCCAACTGCGACGCCGACGCCCTGCACGCCGCCCGCCTGACCCTCGACCCCGAGGCGCGGTTCGTGTGGCACACCGAAGCCGGGCTGCCGGAGGGCACCGAGCTGGTGTTCCTGCCGGGCGGCTTTTCCTACGGTGACCACCTCCGCTCGGGCGCGATTGCCGCCCGCAGCCCGATCATGGAGGCAGTCAAGGCGCACGCCGAGCGCGGCGGCTTTGTGCTGGGCGTGTGCAACGGCTTTCAGGTGCTGACCGAAGCGGGGCTGCTGCCCGGAGCGCTGTCGCGCAACCGCGACCTGCACTTCCACTGCGCCCCGGTCCACCTGCGGGTGGAGAACGCGCACACGGCCTTCACGGGGGCCTATGACCAGGGCCAGACCCTCGAAATCCCCATCGCGCACGGCGAGGGCAACTACTACGCCGACCCGGAGACGGTCGCCCGGCTGGAGGCCGAGGGCCGCGTCGTGTTCCGCTACGTGGACAACCCCAACGGCTCGCTGAACGACATCGCCGGAATCGTAAACGAGGGCGGCAACGTGCTGGGCATGATGCCCCACCCCGAGCGGGCGGTCGAGCCGTTGCTGGGGAGCGAGGACGGGCGGGGAATTTTTGAGAGCTTGAAAGGGGCGCTGGTCAAGTGA
- a CDS encoding cupin domain-containing protein: protein MTTPQPVNLEQKFGLFAEAWSPKIVGELNGQQVKLAKFRDEFIWHAHEHEDELFLVVRGTMRMGFRDREVRVREGEFLIVPRGVEHCPAAEGEETWVMLLEPASTVNTGTAGGERTVTELERL from the coding sequence ATGACCACCCCCCAGCCTGTCAATCTGGAGCAGAAGTTCGGCCTCTTTGCCGAGGCGTGGAGTCCCAAGATCGTGGGAGAGCTGAACGGTCAGCAGGTCAAGCTCGCCAAGTTCCGGGACGAGTTCATCTGGCACGCCCACGAGCATGAGGACGAACTGTTTCTCGTCGTGCGGGGAACGATGCGAATGGGCTTCCGCGACCGCGAGGTGCGGGTGCGCGAGGGCGAATTCCTGATCGTGCCGCGCGGCGTGGAGCACTGCCCCGCTGCCGAGGGCGAGGAGACGTGGGTGATGCTGCTGGAACCCGCCTCGACCGTGAACACCGGGACGGCAGGCGGCGAGCGCACCGTGACCGAGTTGGAGCGCCTGTGA
- the purS gene encoding phosphoribosylformylglycinamidine synthase subunit PurS: MPTYHAKVFVTLKPSILDPQGRTVERALSHLDHTNVSGVRVGKLIELTLTGERPEVEAQLADITRDVLSNPIMEDARWELEEA; this comes from the coding sequence GTGCCCACCTACCACGCCAAAGTCTTCGTCACCCTCAAGCCGTCCATCCTCGACCCGCAGGGCCGCACCGTCGAGCGGGCACTGTCGCACCTGGACCACACCAACGTCTCGGGCGTGCGCGTGGGCAAGCTGATCGAACTGACCCTCACGGGCGAGCGCCCCGAGGTCGAGGCGCAACTCGCGGACATCACGCGGGACGTGCTGAGTAACCCCATCATGGAGGATGCCCGCTGGGAGCTGGAGGAGGCATGA
- a CDS encoding SMI1/KNR4 family protein produces the protein MSVPQTLPFDEAFVLARLADKAGREPGQADRYVLEPKLSAREVQGLEAQHGFEFPADYRLFLTTIGGGGAGPHHGLWSAQSAAAAGVGQRFVPLSDEDDGGGYLLLSEYGCGNLSVLVVAGEERGHVFDFLDGLWVPWLPDEEFRAALASWGNSPALLDELNQHHALVQKRSFGEWYLDWLRC, from the coding sequence ATGAGCGTTCCGCAGACCCTGCCCTTTGACGAAGCTTTCGTGCTCGCCCGCCTCGCGGACAAGGCGGGGCGAGAACCCGGCCAAGCTGACCGGTACGTGCTGGAGCCGAAGCTGTCCGCGCGTGAGGTGCAGGGCCTCGAGGCGCAGCACGGTTTCGAGTTCCCGGCCGACTACCGCCTCTTCCTGACGACCATCGGGGGGGGCGGCGCCGGTCCCCACCACGGGCTCTGGTCTGCACAGAGCGCGGCGGCGGCTGGCGTGGGACAGCGCTTTGTCCCGCTGAGCGACGAGGACGACGGCGGCGGCTACCTCCTGCTCTCCGAGTACGGCTGCGGCAACCTGTCCGTTCTGGTGGTGGCGGGGGAAGAACGCGGGCACGTCTTTGACTTTCTTGACGGCCTCTGGGTGCCGTGGCTGCCGGATGAGGAATTCCGGGCGGCCCTGGCGTCATGGGGCAATTCCCCCGCTCTGCTCGACGAGTTGAACCAGCACCACGCGCTCGTCCAGAAAAGGTCGTTCGGGGAATGGTACCTGGACTGGCTCAGGTGCTAA
- the purC gene encoding phosphoribosylaminoimidazolesuccinocarboxamide synthase yields MKLEQRYEGKAKRVYATANPHEYVVEYKDDATAFNGVKKAQVAGKGEINNAITAHLYPLLEGAGIPTHFLERLSGREQRVRAVEIIPVEVIVRNVAAGSFCKRLGLEEGTPLSRPVVEYCLKSDALGDPLVNTDTAVALGWATQEELRRIRELSLNVRDFLVPYFEARGIRLIDFKLEFGRTHDGQVVLADEISPDTCRFWDAETGEKLDKDRFRRDLGGVEDAYAEMLRRVTAPA; encoded by the coding sequence ATGAAGCTTGAGCAGCGCTACGAGGGCAAGGCCAAACGGGTCTACGCGACCGCCAACCCGCACGAGTACGTCGTGGAGTACAAGGACGACGCGACCGCCTTCAACGGCGTGAAAAAGGCCCAGGTTGCGGGCAAGGGCGAGATCAACAACGCGATCACGGCGCACCTCTACCCCCTGCTGGAAGGGGCCGGGATTCCGACGCACTTTCTGGAGCGGCTCTCGGGGCGCGAGCAGCGGGTGCGGGCGGTGGAGATCATCCCCGTCGAGGTGATCGTGCGGAACGTGGCCGCCGGGAGCTTTTGCAAACGGCTGGGGCTGGAGGAGGGGACGCCGCTCTCGCGCCCCGTCGTCGAGTACTGCCTCAAGTCCGACGCGCTGGGCGACCCCCTGGTCAACACGGACACGGCGGTCGCGCTGGGCTGGGCGACCCAGGAGGAATTGCGGCGCATCCGTGAGCTGAGCCTGAACGTGCGCGACTTCCTGGTGCCCTATTTCGAGGCACGCGGCATCCGCCTGATCGACTTCAAGCTGGAGTTCGGCCGCACCCACGACGGTCAGGTCGTCCTGGCCGACGAGATCAGCCCCGACACCTGCCGCTTCTGGGACGCTGAGACGGGTGAGAAGCTCGACAAGGACCGCTTCCGCCGCGATCTGGGCGGGGTAGAGGACGCCTATGCCGAAATGCTGCGCCGCGTGACGGCCCCCGCCTGA